One stretch of Microvirga lotononidis DNA includes these proteins:
- a CDS encoding nuclear transport factor 2 family protein, with the protein MAAHDDPVSILRETYARWVDTRGSDCECWMDIIADDVSLGSLAEGAPEVPFTMRRTSKSGVRAYLEDLMRDWEMISHSMGEFIAQGDRIAVVGRAVWRHKGTGKVADTRKVDIWRFHNGKAVDFEEFYDTAGLIAAATP; encoded by the coding sequence ATGGCAGCCCATGACGATCCTGTTTCCATTCTCCGCGAAACCTACGCCCGGTGGGTCGACACCAGAGGCAGCGACTGCGAATGCTGGATGGATATCATCGCAGACGATGTTTCTCTCGGGTCGCTCGCCGAGGGGGCGCCGGAAGTCCCCTTCACCATGCGACGGACCAGCAAGTCCGGCGTGCGGGCCTATCTGGAAGACCTCATGCGCGACTGGGAGATGATCTCCCACAGCATGGGCGAGTTTATCGCTCAGGGCGACCGGATCGCCGTGGTCGGGCGGGCCGTCTGGCGCCACAAGGGGACGGGCAAGGTGGCGGACACCCGGAAGGTCGACATCTGGCGTTTCCATAACGGCAAGGCGGTCGATTTCGAGGAGTTTTACGACACCGCTGGGCTCATCGCCGCCGCGACGCCGTAA